Proteins encoded by one window of Pempheris klunzingeri isolate RE-2024b chromosome 14, fPemKlu1.hap1, whole genome shotgun sequence:
- the LOC139213242 gene encoding von Willebrand factor A domain-containing protein 7-like — translation MCSALAVLCLLLLHTGAQGFGILPGKSLDHLEITAKAILEATVQACRSLAQAEGADFTFPAQPFTAEAVAVACGAPKSSKSFRQAITFIIFRNIRVDIRHALNGSFHFDEEMFVQGRNIITEGIQAVKASNKQENFEAARQKLGEIFHSLQDFYSHSNWVELGNKNPNPNLIRSDTSIGNIAAESRATCRDCDGDDCRNNILEDIIAEGILTSGYFGVVLFVSTKPKGKCSHGGAVDQTSSIEPKGGINKDSLEASHGHLHTEAANMAIAATTELLEDIRGAADDRLFLQMMGISKGSSKALCFVIDTTKSMSDDIAAVKDVTSSIINSEVGTENEPAVYILVPFNDPGFGPLIKTTDPKLFKDVVDSLSASGGGDEEEMSLSGLQLALSSAPSNSEIFLFTDAPAKDKHLKSTVIALMERTQTAVNFMISGSTVLNRRRRSNQNLQNHSRISASDAQLYRDLAQVSGGLAIEVAKSELPVATSIITESSSSSLVTLLQAARTPGKADDFPFIVDETITKLTVYITGRSVTFTLISPTGESQQSTDTTGSLITASTTAGNLKTLQLKNQVGQWEIKMVSTNPYTLKVIGQSPVDFLFDFVEASQGPFKGFDVLDTRPRAGVNGSLLVSLTGSDSAIVREVTLIESSGSQEIKGVVEPQGNGNFLVQVDRIPSVEFVVRVKGRGDGVTPRDLSVFQRQSSTNFRSSNVTITADSNSIMVPGTPFSVPFSVMTTGIGGNFTIRATNNRGFQSTSPANLFLDTGNSANGTVTLSAPLNTPSGTDVTLTIEAEAPGAQDTNYVMLRFSIVNTVTDFTAPVCQLLSLQSNCSDNCSLSTWRFSVRVTDGAEGTGVDRVSLKRGNGTLTTSLAADNENITLASYSASCCSPDMEMLVVDRVGNVGSCFYTVQQNPPAAISVSPRVAQSPLLCLSIVVLGLHILTELGIQ, via the exons ATGTGTTCAGCGCTGGCTGTGTTGTGCCTCCTGCTCCTGCACACAGGAGCTCAGGGGTTTGGGATTTTGCCAGGAAAGTCTTTGGATCACCTGGAAATTACTGCAAAAGCCATTTTGGAAGCCACTGTGCAGGCGTGCCGTTCTCTGGCCCAAGCTGAGGGGGCAGACTTCACTTTTCCT gcACAGCCCTTCACTGCAGAGGCTGTTGCTGTAGCCTGCGGTGCACCAAAGTCCTCCAAGAGTTTCCGCCAAGCCATCACATTCATCATATTTAGGAATATACGAGTGGATATCCGTCACGCCCTTAATGGTAGCTTCCACTTTGATGAGGAAATGTTCGTTCAAGGAAGGAACATCATCACTGAGGGAATACAGGCTGTCAAAGCAAGCAACAAACAAGAAAACTTTGAGGCAGCAAGGCAGAAACTGGGAGAGATTTTCCATTCGTTACAg GACTTCTACAGTCATAGCAACTGGGTGGAGCTGGGAAACAAAAACCCAAACCCTAATCTGATCAGATCAGACACCAGCATTGGTAACATAGCAG CTGAAAGCAGGGCGACTTGTCGCGACTGTGACGGCGACGACTGCAGGAACAACATCTTGGAGGACATCATAGCGGAGGGGATACTGACCTCTGGATATTTTGGTGTTGTGCTGTTTGTCTCAACCAAACCAAAAG GAAAATGCAGCCACGGAGGAGCAGTTGATCAAACGAGTTCCATCGAACCTAAAGGTGGGATCAACAAGGACAGTTTGGAAGCCAGCCATGGACATCTCCACACTGAGGCAGCAAATATGGCGATAGCTGCAAccactgagctgctggaggacaTTCGAGGGGCTGCTGATGACAGATTGTTCCTACA GATGATGGGAATCTCCAAAGGGTCCAGTAAAGCTCTTTGTTTTGTGATTGACACCACAAAGAGCATGAGCGATGACATAGCAGCTGTGAAGGACGTCACCTCCTCTATAATCAACAGTGAAGTGGGAACTGAGAATGAGCCTGCGGTTTACATTCTCGTACCTTTCAATGATCCAG GATTCGGGCCGCTGATAAAGACTACAGACCCAAAACTCTTCAAGGATGTGGTCGATTCGCTATCAGCTTCCGGtggaggagacgaggaggaaaTGAGTCTTTCAGGCCTTCAG CTGGCTTTAAGTAGCGCTCCTTCAAATTCTGAGATCTTCCTCTTCACGGATGCACCGGCCAAAGATAAACACCTGAAAAGCACAGTGATCGCACTCATGGAGCGGACCCAGACTGCG gtgaacttcaTGATTTCTGGCTCAACGGTTCTCAATCGTAGGAGACGGAGTAATCAGAACCTGCAAAACCACAGTAGGATATCGGCATCAGATGCCCAGctgtacagagacctggctcAGGTCTCAGGAGGTCTGGCTATAGAAGTCGCAAAGAGTGAGCTCCCCGTGGCCACCAGCATCATAACAgagtcctccagctcctctctg GTGACCCTACTGCAGGCGGCCAGGACTCCAGGAAAGGCAGATGATTTCCCTTTTATAGTTGATGAAACGATAACAAAACTCACAGTTTACATCACTGGGCGCTCTGTCACTTTCACTCTCATCAGCCCCACAG GTGAATCTCAGCAAAGCACCGACACGACAGGATCATTGATCACTGCGTCCACGACAGCAGGAAACCTCAAGactctgcagctgaaaaatCAAGTTGGACAATGGGAAATCAAAATGGTGTCAACTAACCCCTACACTCTGAAGGTCATAG GTCAGAGTCCCgttgacttcctgtttgactttgtgGAGGCGTCGCAGGGCCCATTCAAGGGATTCGATGTTCTTGACACACGTCCCAGAGCTG GTGTCAACGGTAGCTTGTTGGTGTCTCTGACGGGGAGTGACTCGGCCATCGTGAGAGAAGTCACTCTGATTGAATCATCGGGGTCGCAGGAGATTAAAGGAGTTGTGGAGCCACAAGGGAATGGAAACTTCCTCGTTCAGGTTGACAGGATACCATCAGTGGAGTTTGTGGTGCGGGTGAAGGGGCGTGGTGACGGTGTTACCCCCAGAGACTTATCAGTCTTCCAAAGACAGTCATCCACCAACTTCAGATCCTCCAATGTGACTATTACT GCTGATTCAAACAGCATCATGGTGCCAGGAACGCCATTCTCTGTGCCCTTCTCTGTGATGACCACTGGAATAGGAGGAAACTTCACCATACGAGCAACCAACAACCGAGGTTTTCAGTCAACATCACCAGCCAATCTATTCCTGGATACCGGGAACAGTGCTAACGGTACAGTGACACTATCAGCACCTCTTAACACCCCATCTGGTACTGACGTCACCCTGACCATTGAGGCCGAGGCTCCGGGGGCCCAAGATACAAACTACGTCATGCTGCGCTTCTCCATCGTTAACACG GTGACCGACTTCACTGCGCCGGTGTGTCAGCTGCTCAGCCTGCAGTCGAACTGCTCTGACAACTGCAGCTTATCCACGTGGAGGTTTTCTGTCCGGGTGACTGATGGGGCTGAAGGGACGGGTGTCGACCGTGTTAGCCTCAAAAGGGGCAACGGGACCCTGACCACCAGCCTGGCCGCTGACAACGAGAACATAACGCTGGCATCCTACAGTGCTTCTTGCTGTTCGCCTGATATGGAGATGCTGGTCGTGGATCGAGTGGGTAATGTAGGCTCTTGTTTCTACACCGTCCAGCAAAATCCACCTGCCGCTATCTCTGTGTCGCCCAGAGTCGCCCAGTCACCCCTTCTTTGCCTAAGCATAGTGGTGTTAGGGCTCCATATACTGACAGAACTGGGCATCCAGTGA